TTTCTTCTACTTTCTTGATTTTATTCTGAATATTTTTCTGTTCTTTACTTACAATGTTTGAAGATGGGTTGCTGCTCACTACAGGCTTCACTTCCACTTTCTTAGGCTCTACCTTTACTTCGCTGTGAAGTTTCGCTTTTTCTGCAGAAATCTCCCTGATGGTTTCCTTTTGTCTGTATTCAAGATATTCGTTGATATCTCCCAGGAATTCTTTCATTTTCCCATCACGGAATTCGTAGATCTTATCACAAAGTCCCTGAAGGAATTCTCTGTCGTGCGAAATTACAATTAGAGTTCCCTCAAAATTCTGCAGCGCCAGCTTGATAATCTCCTTAGACTGGATATCAAGGTGGTTGGTGGGTTCGTCCATGATCAGCGTGTTGAAAGGACGAAGCAACAGTTTACAAAGTGCCAGACGGTTTCTTTCTCCTCCGGAAAGTACTTTTGTTTTCTTGGTAACGGCATCTCCCTGGAAAAGGAAAGATCCTAATAAGTCTCTTACCCTTGGTCTTGTTTCTTCCGTTGCAGCATCTTCTGCTTCTTCCAGAACCGTTTTATTAGGGGTTAACACCTCTTCCTGATTCTGAGCAAAATATCCGATGTTGACGTTATGCCCAAGATTCCATGTTCCGGAATAATCTTTAATATCTCCTGCTAAAATTTTAGCCAACGTTGTTTTTCCCTGTCCGTTTTGTCCTAAAAGAGCAATTCTGTCTCCTCTCTGAACAATAAAGTCTACATCATCAAAAATCTGTTTCTGGCCATAAGCTTTTCCTAAATTTTCAGCTTCAAAAATAATTTTACCAGGAACCATAGACTGTACGAAACGGATATTGAATTTTGAAACGTCTTCATTATCAACCTCGATACGTTCTATTTTATCTAATTTTTTAATAAGTGACTGCGCAAAAGATGCTTTGGTAGCACTTGCACGGAACTTATTAATATTATCTTCCATCTGCTTGATCTCCGCATCCTGATTCTTTTTAGCCTGAATCAGCTTTTCACGGCGATCTTCTCTCATTACAAGATATTTCGAGTAGTTGGCTTTATAGTCGTCAACTTTTTTATTATTGATATCAAAAGTACGGTTACAAACCGCTGTCATGAACTGTTTATCGTGACTTACCAGAACAATAGCTCCCGGATAGTCTTTCAGGAAATTCTCTAACCATATGATGGATTCCATATCCAGGTGGTTGGTAGGCTCATCGAGAAGCATGATGTCATTCTTCTGAAGAAGTAATTTTGCCAACTCGATTCTCATTCTCCATCCTCCGGAAAATTCATCGGTAATTTTTTGAAAATCATCAGCTTTAAATCCTAGACCGAATAACACTTTTTCCATGTCACCTTCAAGATTGTAGGCATCATGGTTCATTAGAAGGTCATTCAGTTCGGTCATTTTATTAATCAGATCCGTATAAGAATCGCTTTCATAGTCAGTTCTCACCGTCATCTGGTGATTCACCTCTTCAAGCTCATTCTTCCAGGCGTTGATCTGTTCAAAAGCCTGCATTGTTTCAGCCCAAACCGTTCTTCCTTTCACAAAGTCAAGATCCTGTTTAAGGAAACCAATGGTAACGCTTCCTTCAGTCACTACCTCTCCTTCGTAGAAATTAATTTCTCCGGACAGCATTTTCAATAAAGTGGATTTACCCGCTCCATTTTTTCCTACGAGACCAACTTTATCATCTTTTTTAATGGTAAAATTGACATTTTGAAATAAATAATTTCCTGAATGATGTAATCCTAAACTTTGAACCGAAAGCATCTTAATTAATAATTAGTAATGAATAATGAATTTTCGGGTGCAAAAATACGGAAAAAGAAATGAATAGCCCAGAAATAAAAATAGCCGTCCAAAACGGACAACTATTTTATTTGCATATAAACTGATTTTTATAAGAAATTTATCCTGGTGTAAGCGGTGGTGTTTTCTGTCCCGCCTATACCATTGCAATCATTTCTACAAGAGTTGCTTCGGCTTCTTTATATTTCACCTGTTTGATCCCGTGGTTAGATCCTATTGCAACCTGCAATTCGTTCAAGGTCTTCGCTTCTGACATTGTGATGGGTTTACTTCCATTTTTAATACTGATCTGGTATTCACAAGTGTCTGAAAGTTTATCTGCTTTTTTAAGCCATTCTGAAACTTTCATAATTATTTTGTTTTAGTGATTTGGATGTAAAATGTTTCTATTTATTGAGAAGCTGTATCAAAGATTGCCCTGCAGGTACAGGATCTACAGGAGCTGCTCCTGGACTGCTTGTTATACCATATGTTCCCGCAACAATTTCCAGATCATATTCTATATTTCTCGCACTGAACATAAATTGGCATCCTGATGTTGTAGTATTACCAGCAACAGATCCTGAATAGGTATTGGACTGAGCCGCCAATAAAACTATATTTTCATTAGGCTGCATATTCACCTCTCCTTTTGCATTACATGTAAATCCACAAAAAGGCTGAAACCTTCCATTTACTTTTCCTGCAATGCCAATAGTGAGAGCAGGGGTGCCTGCGGGTCTTTCATTTCTTACATTAATTGTTCCTTCAGGAGCGCTTCCATTAGTAGTAAATGAGCCATCCGGATGGAAAACTAAGGATGTACCTAAAGAAATTTCCTGTGATAATGCCTGCATCTGAATGGTTGTATTAGGCTGAATAACTTCTTTATTGAAAACATATACTTTATATTGAGGTTCACAATCTATTTCCGCCATACCGAACATCTCTGTAAAGTTCATCGCAAACCAAGTTGGTACTCCTGAAGTGATTTGGTTAGGACCAGTTGCTCCTTTATACCCTAAAAGCTGGTATCCGTTTGCCTGCAGGTATTGTAAAATGCGTCTTTGATCAGCGGATGTAAAATCAAAATTAATTGAGTATATCATAGTTCCGGGTCTTTGAATCAGTGTCTTTTCCATTGTTTTAATCTTTAATGTTCTTACTCTTTTTGAGATTAGGCTTTTCAGAATACGCCTTTGTTCAGTTTTTATTTTGAAGCTTCGCGAAATGAACAACTCAAAGTAACGAGAATTACAATCCATAAACTACAGTATAAAATACCAAATTTAAGATTCAGTAATTATACCCAATTGATTATAAAACCATTACAAAGAAAAGGAGACACCGAATGATGTCCCCTAACCTAAATTTAAAACTGAGAAGTGTTGCACTGGTTCTTTATTTCATTTAATGTGAAGTAATAACTGCTGGAGTTTTTATAATTGAACGGACCCAGATATCATTATTAGGAACACTGGTTCCATAAAGAAAATCTGCAACAAAGCTGTCTTCCGGCAGATGAAGTTCCACAGAAAGTCTTGTCTGGCTGGTTTGATCAACAGATGTACTGCTGGAAACATTGAGCCCGTTGTTAATCATTTCAATATTAATTTCCTGCTGCGATCTATTCCTGAAACTATGACTATACAATCCGAAGTTGGCTGAAATATGGGTATAATCTGCAAATTTTTCAAAATCATATATTGGCTTTTTGTTTACAGAAAGATCTTTTATATATTCTTTCATTTTAATATAAAACCGATTGAGAAAAGCATGTTTATTATAATCCGTTCCAAAATAGGCATAGTTTTCTGTACTAAAAACAGATAATATTTCATTGGTTTCCTCCATCATCAGCTTTCCATATACTTTAGAAAGATCATTATATACTTTATCCCTGCATACATATGCTTGGGAAAGACCATTAGCCGTTTCAACTTCGTAGCCTGAAAGCAAAGCATTCCATATTTTATTTCCTTCGGGATTGGTTTTTGCATTTCTGATATCTGAGACATAGCAGTGTAAATCATCTACATTCATGAAATCTGTAGAAATATAAACAGATTGCGGCCCTTCCAGATACCCTCCTCCCACATCGGCATGGTCTCCCGGCACAAAAATTTCTTTCCAAATGGACGACTGATTTTCCGTTTTCTGATCCTGCATGGTCTTCGAGTTTTCAAAAAAACCTGTTAGTGGGAAAAAGAATCGGCTTTCATTGATGGCACAGATATGCAAGGCATTTTCTACCTGTACAGGAATGTTCAGATTATAGGTATTAAAAGGTTTGGATTCTACTGTATCAAAAGCTCCTAAAAATTTTATTTTATAATTTCCTGGAGAAAAATGAGTCAAAAGCTGGTTACAGAAAGTTCTTGCTAACATTCCTCCCCTTCCGAATCCATAGATATAAAAATGATATTCTTTGGTTTCGTCATGAGTAATATCCTCCACAAAATCTCTGACTTTCTGAAGTTTATCATCCGAAGAATATCCTATGCCATAGGGCGGATTTGCGCATGTTGCCATCGCAAAATTACTGTCTTCACTACCTGTTACGGTTCCTATTCCTTCGATATATATTTTTTTATCTCCAATAAATAAACTGTATAATTTGTAGATATTGCTGAAGGTACCATAATAGCTTTCATTATTGTTCAGTGGTTTATCCGCTGAAAGAATATTGACCCCATTATTTCCTGTACCGTCAAAGAAAATCCCGACGGAAATCACGCTGCTGCCATTCATGTTTTTACTTTAATTTTTTATTACAGATCTTGTTTGTGTTTTTTCAACTAAAATCCCTAAAAGAGACATTTCAAAATAACAGAAGAAAAACAAGGATCGCTAGAGTGGAAAGTACCAAATAAAAAATTCCGTATTTCTACGGAATCACATTATATTTTTTCAAGGGAGTAAATATTATTGACAATGGCATAAATGACTATTCCCACGGTATTTTTGGCGCCAATTTTTTCGAGAATACGCTGCCTGTGACTTTCCACCGTTCTCGGACTTATGAAGAGTTTTTCTCCTATTTCGTTGTTGGTAAATTCCTGACAGATGAGTTTTACCACGTCTTTTTCTCTTTCGGACAGCTCATCTTCGGTTTCAAAAAGCGAATTTTTCTTGGCAGAACTGTTCATATAGGTAAACAGCATCTGGTGATCTTCTGCGGTAAAAAAGACTCCATTTTTGTCAACCATTGTAATGGCATCAATAAATGTTTGCTTGTTTGAATTTTTAGGAAGAAATGCAGACACACCTAACTTTACCATATACCCGAGAATTGAGGTTTTATAATGGGATGACAGGATAATAATTTTAAGATCGGGATATTTTTCTTTCAGGATTTCTACCAGCTCAAAGCCATTCATAGGTTTCATCTGAACATCTACGAGAGCCATATCAGGAAATTCATCTTTTGAAAGTTTTCCGAGGTCTTCTATAAAATCGAGGCCATTATC
The nucleotide sequence above comes from Chryseobacterium sp. 7. Encoded proteins:
- a CDS encoding ABC-F family ATP-binding cassette domain-containing protein, whose translation is MLSVQSLGLHHSGNYLFQNVNFTIKKDDKVGLVGKNGAGKSTLLKMLSGEINFYEGEVVTEGSVTIGFLKQDLDFVKGRTVWAETMQAFEQINAWKNELEEVNHQMTVRTDYESDSYTDLINKMTELNDLLMNHDAYNLEGDMEKVLFGLGFKADDFQKITDEFSGGWRMRIELAKLLLQKNDIMLLDEPTNHLDMESIIWLENFLKDYPGAIVLVSHDKQFMTAVCNRTFDINNKKVDDYKANYSKYLVMREDRREKLIQAKKNQDAEIKQMEDNINKFRASATKASFAQSLIKKLDKIERIEVDNEDVSKFNIRFVQSMVPGKIIFEAENLGKAYGQKQIFDDVDFIVQRGDRIALLGQNGQGKTTLAKILAGDIKDYSGTWNLGHNVNIGYFAQNQEEVLTPNKTVLEEAEDAATEETRPRVRDLLGSFLFQGDAVTKKTKVLSGGERNRLALCKLLLRPFNTLIMDEPTNHLDIQSKEIIKLALQNFEGTLIVISHDREFLQGLCDKIYEFRDGKMKEFLGDINEYLEYRQKETIREISAEKAKLHSEVKVEPKKVEVKPVVSSNPSSNIVSKEQKNIQNKIKKVEEKISELETKVEEMEASFAKENPSDETLEQYNKAKEELNVALQEWEYLGTQLD
- a CDS encoding T6SS phospholipase effector Tle1-like catalytic domain-containing protein, whose product is MNGSSVISVGIFFDGTGNNGVNILSADKPLNNNESYYGTFSNIYKLYSLFIGDKKIYIEGIGTVTGSEDSNFAMATCANPPYGIGYSSDDKLQKVRDFVEDITHDETKEYHFYIYGFGRGGMLARTFCNQLLTHFSPGNYKIKFLGAFDTVESKPFNTYNLNIPVQVENALHICAINESRFFFPLTGFFENSKTMQDQKTENQSSIWKEIFVPGDHADVGGGYLEGPQSVYISTDFMNVDDLHCYVSDIRNAKTNPEGNKIWNALLSGYEVETANGLSQAYVCRDKVYNDLSKVYGKLMMEETNEILSVFSTENYAYFGTDYNKHAFLNRFYIKMKEYIKDLSVNKKPIYDFEKFADYTHISANFGLYSHSFRNRSQQEINIEMINNGLNVSSSTSVDQTSQTRLSVELHLPEDSFVADFLYGTSVPNNDIWVRSIIKTPAVITSH
- a CDS encoding response regulator transcription factor, producing the protein MSSQIKLALIDDEQLILEGVKMLLSNEKNISVCLTADNGLDFIEDLGKLSKDEFPDMALVDVQMKPMNGFELVEILKEKYPDLKIIILSSHYKTSILGYMVKLGVSAFLPKNSNKQTFIDAITMVDKNGVFFTAEDHQMLFTYMNSSAKKNSLFETEDELSEREKDVVKLICQEFTNNEIGEKLFISPRTVESHRQRILEKIGAKNTVGIVIYAIVNNIYSLEKI